In Natranaerobius thermophilus JW/NM-WN-LF, the genomic stretch TAGTCCTCCTAAAATTCATTCACTGACGTTTAATGATGCTATAATCATAGCCTATTTTGCTAGTAAAAGCAATAACAAGTACAATCTGAACAACTAAATGTATCTTGGGGGTTCAACCAATCATCTTTAAGCCACTTATAATATAAACTTTTATACTTAGATAAATGGTTATATATAGAGAGAGGACCCCATCATCAGGGTCCCTCTCTATTTATATTCTTTAAGTTTTAAATCCTTACAAGATAATGGATGATAATAGGAAACCTAGAACTAATGATCCCACAATAGTTAACAATCCTGGAATCATAAAGCTGTGGTTAAAGACAAATTTGCCAATTTTAGTAGTACCAGTGCGGTCAAAACCAATAGCTGCAATAATTGGGCCGTAATTTGGTAGGAAGAAATATCCATTGACTGCTGGGAACATAGCAATTAAGAATGCTGGATTAATACCCAAGGCTAGTCCAAGGGGCATTAAAGTAGTTGTAGTAGCTGCCTGACTGTTCAGTAAAATTGACATAATAAATAGTGCAAAGGCAAAGACCCATGGTGCTGTAGTTACCATTCCTTCCACAGCGGGTTCAATTACATCCATGTGAGCTTCAAAAAATGTATCGCCTAACCAGGCGATTCCAAAGATAGCAACCACGGCAACGAAACCTGCCCTAAACACACTGCCATTTGCAGCAACATCAACTTCAGCTTTACAGACAAGCAAGTGTAAAGCGGCAACTGTCAACATGATAATTTGAATGGTATGTGGCATTGACATTGGTTCACCATCAAAAGCTGGTCTTAGTCCCTCAAATGTTCCGAAAAATACTACTGCTACAGCTGCCAATAGGAAAAGTCCTACTGATAATTTAGCTGAACTGGTAATTTCTGTTTCGGTGTCATCTTTGCTTAATGGTTTGATACCTTCCTGTAATCGTTTCTGATATTCTGGATCATCTTCTAATTCAGGACCTTTCTTTCGGATCATAAAGGCCGTGAATAAAATAGCTATTAAAGTTGCAGGAATTGTAACACTTAAAATATTAGGCAAAGTAAATCCATGAGGTGAAAGTATCCCTACCAGAGCAACTGTTGCCGCTGAGATAGGACTGGCTACAATAGCTTGTTGTGAAGCAATAACTGCTATTGATAAAGGCCTTTCAGGCCGTACCTTCTGCTCATGAGAGACCTCGGAAATAACAGGTAGCAAGGAATAAGCAACGTGTCCTGTTCCTGCGAAGAATGTGAATGTATACGTGATTACTGGAGCCATAAAAGTAATTAAATCAGGTTTTTTGCGTAATGCGCGTTCTGCTAATTTTACTAAATAGTCCATACCTCCAGCTGCTTGAAGAGTTGAAGCAGCAGTTACAACAGCTACTATCATCAACATTACATTAATCGGTGGTGATGTAGGTTCTAAA encodes the following:
- a CDS encoding anaerobic C4-dicarboxylate transporter family protein — its product is MLFVQFAIVLLAILVGARIGGIGLGAMGGVGLAIMTFIFNLEPTSPPINVMLMIVAVVTAASTLQAAGGMDYLVKLAERALRKKPDLITFMAPVITYTFTFFAGTGHVAYSLLPVISEVSHEQKVRPERPLSIAVIASQQAIVASPISAATVALVGILSPHGFTLPNILSVTIPATLIAILFTAFMIRKKGPELEDDPEYQKRLQEGIKPLSKDDTETEITSSAKLSVGLFLLAAVAVVFFGTFEGLRPAFDGEPMSMPHTIQIIMLTVAALHLLVCKAEVDVAANGSVFRAGFVAVVAIFGIAWLGDTFFEAHMDVIEPAVEGMVTTAPWVFAFALFIMSILLNSQAATTTTLMPLGLALGINPAFLIAMFPAVNGYFFLPNYGPIIAAIGFDRTGTTKIGKFVFNHSFMIPGLLTIVGSLVLGFLLSSIIL